The nucleotide sequence TGATCTCTTCCAGGCTCTTGCCAAGCCGCGCTTCGCGCGAGGCGCGGAAATACGCCGCGTCCTCGGCGGCCAGGTTCTTGGGGATATCAGCGATGATCAGCGGGAAGATGCCGCCGACGACAGTGATGTCACCCCAGGCGTTCATGAAGCGCGCCATCGCGCGGCCGCCGGCGCCGCCGAACAGCGAGGGACGATCGGCATAAGTGTCTTCGAGATAGCCGGCGATCACCCAGGAATCGACCACCGCCCGCTCGCCATCGAGCATCACCGGCACCTTCTCCGCACCATGCGGCGCCAGCGCGCTCTTTTCGGTGAAGCGCCAGGGGATCGTCTCTGCGCTCAGGCCCTTGTGCGCCAGCGCCATGCGCGTGCGCCAGCAGAATGGGCTGAACGGCCGCCCCGCATCGGTGCCCACGAGTTCGAACAGCTTCAGTGCCATGCCCGGTCGATCCTCCCTTTGGTGGATCGAGTCTAGCTGAGGATACGGCCGTTGTCGCGCAGCAGCTGCGTGCCGGTCGCGGTGACGACGATGCAGAGGCCTAGGCCGGCGATCGCCTCGCGCGCGACATAGCCGAGATCGGCGGCATCCTCCCACACCGTCAGCCGCGGGCAGCTGGTACGCCAGGTCGCGACCACCTCGGCATGGCTGCGCGGCTCGCGCGCGATCCATTCGACGAAATCCAGCACCAGCGGATCCGTGCTCATGCGTCCCTCATTCGGCTGCGACGGAGCGCTGCGCGAGCAGCAGCAGCCAGCCGCCATAGAGGATGTAGTAGCTCGCGACCGCCGTGATGATCCGGCTGGCCCAGGTGCGGAACTGCTGCTCGCTCATTGCCTCCAGCAGCCGCCGCGCCAGCGTCGTGCCGAGCACGGATGCTGCGATCGCGACGGCTGCGA is from Bradyrhizobium sp. ORS 285 and encodes:
- a CDS encoding glutathione S-transferase family protein; translated protein: MALKLFELVGTDAGRPFSPFCWRTRMALAHKGLSAETIPWRFTEKSALAPHGAEKVPVMLDGERAVVDSWVIAGYLEDTYADRPSLFGGAGGRAMARFMNAWGDITVVGGIFPLIIADIPKNLAAEDAAYFRASREARLGKSLEEIMAPRDQAVIGFRRSLEPLRQTLKAHPFIGGHAPDYADYIVFGGFQWARVVSPFKLLEETDSVYAWRERLLDAFDGLARKSPGYPV